A stretch of Microbacterium sp. LWH3-1.2 DNA encodes these proteins:
- a CDS encoding PqqD family peptide modification chaperone: MPRNLVIAALGVRVGIVCDGLDRDSRGAVEAAWQDARTDAAGVGDADIEVVAAAGGSIRALLSSLSQRVTLAAIEAQRGRLWMLHAAGIALPDGRVVALIGPSGRGKTTASRVLGEAYGYVSDETVAIDASGRVLPYRKPLSIIEPGEPEKAQHSPSALGLGSFPDGSLRLAGIVLLDRREGVDGAVVSDVDLGDALEELVAQSSYLTNLPAPLRTIAAHVASVGGLRRVSYTDASALAPVVPELAAVSPSTPRVSRPLGVPHPGARSGAEWTFRRIAPLDEFALSDPDRVALLHVDADHVGTVRVLAGIAPALWRAADGVGVDALVEAAVEAYGVPGDKEAAPAVEAAVAELVAAGVLKRSRELPPADPPLWRIHDDVAWTGESPRVVVLALANPAASPLALEGSAALIWTALAAGPGCSDTIVSRVAEAAEVDGDAIRPDVESFLGTLRDQDLVFTG, translated from the coding sequence GTGCCCCGCAACCTCGTGATCGCTGCCCTGGGCGTGCGGGTGGGCATCGTGTGCGACGGCCTCGACCGTGATTCGCGGGGTGCTGTCGAAGCGGCCTGGCAGGATGCGCGGACGGATGCTGCGGGGGTGGGTGACGCCGACATCGAGGTGGTCGCGGCGGCGGGTGGCAGCATCCGTGCTTTGCTGTCGTCGCTGTCCCAGCGGGTGACGCTCGCGGCGATCGAGGCCCAACGCGGACGGTTGTGGATGCTGCACGCCGCCGGCATCGCCCTGCCTGACGGTCGGGTGGTGGCGCTCATCGGTCCGAGTGGTCGCGGCAAGACGACGGCGTCGCGGGTGCTGGGCGAGGCGTACGGGTACGTGTCGGACGAGACGGTGGCGATCGATGCTTCGGGGCGCGTTCTGCCCTACCGAAAGCCGCTGTCGATCATCGAGCCGGGTGAGCCTGAGAAGGCACAGCACTCCCCGTCGGCTCTGGGGCTTGGCTCGTTCCCGGATGGCTCGCTGAGGCTCGCTGGCATCGTGCTGCTCGATCGACGCGAGGGCGTCGACGGTGCGGTCGTTTCGGACGTCGACCTGGGCGACGCGCTCGAGGAACTCGTGGCGCAGTCGAGCTACCTCACGAACCTTCCGGCGCCGCTGCGCACGATCGCCGCGCACGTAGCGTCGGTCGGTGGCCTGCGTCGGGTGTCGTACACGGATGCCTCGGCCCTGGCCCCGGTGGTCCCCGAGCTCGCGGCGGTCTCGCCGTCGACGCCGCGGGTGTCGAGGCCGTTGGGCGTGCCGCATCCTGGTGCGCGTTCGGGCGCGGAGTGGACCTTCCGGCGCATCGCTCCTCTCGACGAGTTCGCGCTGAGTGATCCCGATCGTGTCGCGCTCCTCCACGTCGATGCTGATCACGTCGGCACGGTGCGGGTGCTGGCCGGCATCGCCCCGGCGCTCTGGCGCGCGGCCGACGGCGTCGGTGTTGATGCCCTCGTGGAGGCGGCGGTGGAGGCGTACGGCGTTCCCGGGGATAAGGAGGCTGCGCCGGCCGTGGAAGCCGCGGTCGCAGAACTGGTCGCGGCCGGCGTGCTGAAGCGATCGCGCGAGCTGCCACCCGCTGACCCCCCGTTGTGGCGCATCCACGACGACGTCGCGTGGACGGGGGAGTCACCGCGAGTGGTGGTGCTGGCCCTGGCGAATCCCGCCGCGTCGCCCCTGGCGCTCGAGGGTTCTGCCGCGCTGATCTGGACCGCGCTCGCCGCGGGGCCAGGGTGCTCCGACACGATCGTCTCCCGGGTCGCCGAAGCCGCCGAAGTCGACGGTGATGCGATCCGCCCCGACGTCGAGTCCTTCCTCGGAACGCTGCGAGATCAGGACCTCGTCTTCACTGGCTAG